The following coding sequences lie in one Sphingobium sp. KCTC 72723 genomic window:
- the dmeF gene encoding CDF family Co(II)/Ni(II) efflux transporter DmeF, translating to MTTSRDIDAFTHDHVYLGASHDENARRTLWVVVLTALMMIGEIFAGYVTGSMALLADGFHMATHAGALSVAAIAYAYAKRHASNGRFSFGTGKVGDLAGFASALVLGLIALGIGVESILRLFEPIKVAFGEATVIAVIGLGVNIVSAFLLSGNHHHHGHDDHAHDHDAHGGDNNLRSAYVHVLADALTSVLAITALLAGRYLGWVWMDPIMGIVGAVVIARWSWSLMRDTAAVLLDTTDNHVAEEIQDLVEGPGDARISDLHVWRVGPEAHAAIVGVVGGAGIDATIIRDRLVPVHELKHLTVECH from the coding sequence TTGACCACGTCCCGCGACATTGACGCCTTTACGCACGACCATGTGTATCTGGGGGCCTCTCACGACGAGAACGCCCGCCGGACGTTGTGGGTTGTGGTGCTGACGGCTCTGATGATGATCGGCGAGATCTTCGCCGGCTATGTCACAGGCTCGATGGCGCTCCTTGCCGACGGTTTTCATATGGCGACCCACGCCGGGGCGCTCAGTGTTGCAGCAATTGCCTATGCCTATGCCAAGCGGCATGCATCCAATGGGCGGTTCAGCTTCGGAACCGGGAAGGTCGGCGACCTGGCAGGCTTCGCTTCGGCGCTCGTTCTAGGCCTTATTGCCTTGGGAATCGGGGTCGAATCGATCCTGCGGCTGTTCGAACCCATCAAGGTCGCGTTCGGCGAAGCAACGGTGATTGCGGTCATTGGGCTCGGCGTGAACATCGTCAGCGCATTCCTGCTGTCGGGTAACCATCATCATCACGGTCATGACGATCACGCCCATGATCATGATGCCCATGGCGGCGACAATAATCTCCGCTCAGCCTATGTGCACGTCCTCGCGGACGCTCTCACATCTGTGTTGGCGATCACGGCTCTTCTGGCAGGCCGCTATCTGGGCTGGGTATGGATGGACCCTATCATGGGAATTGTCGGGGCAGTGGTGATCGCTCGCTGGTCCTGGAGCTTGATGCGCGATACCGCCGCAGTCCTTCTCGATACGACCGACAATCATGTGGCCGAGGAAATACAGGATCTCGTCGAAGGCCCTGGAGATGCGCGCATTTCCGATCTCCATGTCTGGCGTGTCGGCCCTGAAGCCCATGCCGCGATCGTCGGCGTTGTCGGCGGCGCGGGAATTGATGCGACTATCATCCGTGACCGTCTCGTTCCCGTCCATGAACTGAAGCATCTGACGGTCGAGTGCCATTGA
- a CDS encoding metal/formaldehyde-sensitive transcriptional repressor, whose amino-acid sequence MGHLTDGNDELLKRVRRIAGQVTAIEKALAAGTDCTTTLHLVAATRGAINGLMDVIIEEHVRAHVAHPDLPAEERAAGAEELIAVIRRYAK is encoded by the coding sequence ATGGGACATTTGACCGACGGCAATGATGAACTCCTGAAGCGGGTGCGCCGTATCGCCGGTCAGGTCACCGCGATTGAGAAAGCGCTGGCGGCAGGGACGGACTGCACGACGACGCTGCATCTGGTCGCAGCGACACGCGGGGCCATCAATGGCCTCATGGACGTGATTATTGAGGAGCATGTCCGGGCGCATGTGGCGCATCCCGATCTTCCGGCCGAAGAGCGCGCCGCAGGGGCGGAAGAACTGATCGCGGTCATACGCCGCTACGCAAAATGA
- a CDS encoding ArsR/SmtB family transcription factor → MESKTAISALGALAQTTRLDAFRLLVRHEPDGLAAGEIARALAVPQNTMSVHLATLSRAGLIRSERRSRIINYRADLDQLKALTLFLVKDCCGDTAELCEPLIAELFPCC, encoded by the coding sequence ATGGAATCAAAGACTGCCATCTCGGCGCTAGGCGCGCTTGCCCAAACCACGAGGCTCGACGCCTTTCGTCTTCTGGTTCGGCATGAGCCCGATGGTCTCGCCGCCGGCGAGATTGCGCGGGCGCTCGCCGTGCCACAGAACACCATGTCGGTGCATCTGGCGACCCTTTCTCGTGCCGGTCTAATTCGTTCCGAGCGTCGCAGCCGGATCATCAACTACCGCGCCGACCTCGACCAGTTGAAGGCGCTCACGCTCTTCCTCGTCAAGGATTGCTGCGGCGACACGGCGGAGCTGTGCGAGCCGCTGATCGCCGAACTTTTCCCCTGCTGCTGA
- a CDS encoding arsenate reductase ArsC, with protein MSDRVFNILFLCTGNSARSILAESALTKLGSGRFRAFSAGSYPKGAVNPDAIALLERIEFPTDGLRSKSWDEFSGPDAPVMDFVFTVCDDAAGETCPIWPGHPVTAHWGIEDPSHVQGTAVERERAFVTALRYLENRIKLFIALPFEKLEARALQAQVREIGHGEGASSRRGDAA; from the coding sequence ATGTCCGATCGCGTCTTCAACATCCTCTTCCTGTGTACAGGTAACTCGGCCCGCTCGATCCTCGCGGAGAGCGCGCTCACCAAGCTGGGTAGCGGACGCTTTCGTGCCTTCTCCGCCGGGAGCTATCCCAAGGGTGCGGTCAATCCCGACGCGATCGCCTTGCTCGAGCGGATCGAATTTCCAACCGATGGCCTGCGGTCGAAGAGCTGGGACGAGTTCTCCGGGCCTGACGCACCGGTGATGGATTTCGTGTTCACGGTCTGCGACGACGCGGCCGGCGAGACCTGCCCGATCTGGCCCGGCCATCCCGTCACCGCCCATTGGGGGATCGAAGACCCAAGCCACGTCCAGGGCACGGCTGTCGAGCGTGAGCGCGCCTTCGTCACGGCGCTTCGCTATCTCGAGAACCGCATCAAGCTTTTCATCGCGCTCCCCTTCGAGAAACTCGAGGCTCGCGCGCTGCAAGCCCAGGTTCGCGAGATCGGCCATGGCGAAGGTGCGAGCAGCCGTCGCGGGGATGCAGCCTGA
- the arsC gene encoding arsenate reductase (glutaredoxin) (This arsenate reductase requires both glutathione and glutaredoxin to convert arsenate to arsenite, after which the efflux transporter formed by ArsA and ArsB can extrude the arsenite from the cell, providing resistance.), with product MPIDMIIYHNPECGTSRNTLAMIRNAGIEPHVVEYLKTPPSRPMLVSLIDRMGIAPRALLREKGTPFAELGLGDASLGDDQLIDAMMAHSILINRPIVVSPLGVKLCRPSEQVLDLLPNAQLGAFAKEDGEQVIDAAGNRVGA from the coding sequence ATGCCAATCGACATGATCATCTACCACAACCCCGAGTGCGGCACCTCGCGTAACACGCTGGCGATGATCCGTAATGCCGGGATCGAGCCGCATGTCGTGGAGTATCTGAAGACCCCGCCGTCGCGGCCAATGCTTGTGTCGCTGATCGACCGCATGGGGATCGCACCCCGCGCACTCCTGCGCGAGAAGGGCACGCCCTTCGCCGAACTCGGGCTTGGCGATGCGTCGCTCGGCGATGACCAATTGATCGATGCGATGATGGCGCATTCGATCCTCATCAACCGTCCGATCGTGGTGTCGCCGCTCGGCGTGAAACTTTGCCGGCCCTCCGAACAGGTGCTCGACCTGCTGCCGAACGCGCAGCTTGGCGCATTCGCCAAGGAAGACGGCGAACAGGTTATCGACGCGGCCGGCAACAGGGTCGGCGCATGA
- the arsB gene encoding ACR3 family arsenite efflux transporter has product MTATSATPAKPAISMFERYLSVWVALCIVVGIALGYALPGVFRAIASAEVARVNLVVAVLIWLMIIPMLLKIDLGALGSVRQHWKGVGVTLFINWAVKPFSMALLGTVFLGWLFRPLLPAADISSYIAGLILLAAAPCTAMVFVWSNLCDGDPTYTLSQVALNDVIMVFAFAPLVALLLGVASITVPWDTLLISVALYIVVPVIVAQLVRRALLSSGGQPTLDRTLARLGPVSLVALLTTLVLLFGFQGEAIIAHPLVIALIAVPILIQVYFNAGLAYWLSRRFGVAWCVAAPAALIGASNFFELAVAAAISLFGLNSGAALATVVGVLVEVPVMLSVVKIVKATRPWYEERVPA; this is encoded by the coding sequence ATGACCGCCACGAGCGCGACGCCGGCCAAGCCGGCGATCAGCATGTTCGAGCGCTATCTCAGTGTCTGGGTCGCGCTGTGCATCGTCGTCGGCATCGCCCTTGGCTATGCATTGCCGGGGGTGTTCAGGGCGATCGCATCGGCCGAAGTCGCGCGGGTCAACCTCGTGGTCGCCGTGCTGATCTGGTTGATGATCATCCCCATGCTGCTCAAGATCGATCTCGGCGCGCTCGGATCGGTCAGGCAGCACTGGAAGGGCGTCGGCGTGACGCTGTTCATCAACTGGGCGGTGAAGCCATTCTCGATGGCGCTGCTCGGCACGGTCTTCCTTGGCTGGCTGTTTCGGCCGCTCCTGCCGGCCGCCGACATCAGTTCCTATATCGCCGGCCTGATCCTGCTGGCGGCAGCACCCTGCACTGCGATGGTGTTCGTCTGGTCAAACCTATGCGATGGCGACCCGACCTATACGCTGAGCCAGGTCGCGCTGAACGACGTCATCATGGTGTTTGCCTTCGCACCGCTGGTCGCCCTACTGCTCGGCGTCGCATCGATCACCGTCCCGTGGGACACGCTGCTGATCTCGGTGGCGCTCTACATCGTGGTGCCGGTGATCGTTGCACAACTTGTCCGTCGCGCCCTGCTATCGTCGGGCGGTCAGCCAACACTGGATCGGACGCTGGCCCGGCTGGGTCCGGTATCGCTCGTGGCACTCCTGACGACGCTCGTCCTCCTGTTCGGTTTTCAGGGCGAGGCGATCATCGCCCATCCATTGGTGATCGCCCTGATCGCGGTGCCGATCCTTATCCAGGTCTATTTCAACGCTGGCCTCGCCTACTGGCTCAGCCGCCGGTTCGGTGTCGCCTGGTGCGTGGCCGCGCCCGCCGCGCTGATCGGCGCCTCCAACTTCTTCGAGCTGGCGGTGGCGGCCGCGATCAGCCTGTTCGGGCTCAACTCGGGCGCGGCGCTGGCGACCGTGGTCGGCGTGCTGGTCGAGGTTCCGGTCATGTTGTCGGTGGTGAAGATCGTGAAGGCGACCCGGCCCTGGTACGAGGAGCGCGTGCCGGCATGA
- the arsN2 gene encoding arsenic resistance N-acetyltransferase ArsN2, which yields MIVTALESAALSELATELADAGLPTSDLGGPDRRFFRFEDNVGIAGYGGMEGDGPDRLLRSLVVTAGRRSSGLGTAILGAIEKAATEDGVASLYLLTTTAEPFFRRHGYVPTNRADAPDAITGSAEFRSLCPASAALLSKRIV from the coding sequence ATGATCGTGACCGCGCTCGAGTCCGCCGCCCTGTCCGAGTTAGCGACCGAACTTGCAGACGCCGGCCTTCCAACCAGCGATCTTGGCGGACCGGATCGTCGTTTCTTCCGGTTCGAGGACAACGTCGGCATCGCCGGATATGGTGGCATGGAGGGTGATGGACCTGACCGGCTGCTGCGATCCCTGGTCGTGACGGCGGGTCGGCGTAGCAGCGGCCTGGGCACTGCCATACTCGGGGCGATTGAAAAGGCGGCGACCGAGGATGGCGTTGCTTCCCTCTATCTGCTGACCACCACGGCCGAACCCTTCTTCCGGCGGCATGGCTATGTCCCGACCAACCGTGCCGATGCGCCCGATGCCATAACCGGATCGGCCGAGTTTCGGTCGCTCTGCCCGGCGAGCGCGGCCCTTCTCTCCAAGCGGATTGTCTGA
- the arsH gene encoding arsenical resistance protein ArsH: protein MSRLRILADPDFLPALDRDVIRPDFATGLGSLESPPRILLLYGSLRERSFSRLAVEEAARLLILFGAEVRIFDPSDLPLPDQVKADDHPAVHELREHALWSEGQVWCSPERHGQITGIMKAQIDHLPLEFGGMRPTQGRTLAVMQVSGGSQSFNAVNTLRLLGRWMRMFTIPNQSSVAMAFKEFDEAGRMRPSSYYDRIVDVMEELVRFTVLTRGHAEQLVDRYSERKSAASKRDAAKDLATQSVA, encoded by the coding sequence ATGTCACGTCTTCGTATTCTTGCCGACCCTGATTTCCTACCGGCGCTCGATCGCGACGTGATTCGCCCTGATTTCGCGACGGGGCTCGGCTCGCTCGAGAGCCCACCCCGGATCCTGCTTCTATATGGTTCGCTCCGCGAGCGGTCGTTCAGCCGACTTGCCGTCGAGGAAGCGGCGCGGTTGCTGATCCTGTTCGGAGCCGAAGTCCGGATATTCGATCCAAGCGATTTGCCATTGCCCGATCAGGTGAAGGCCGATGACCACCCCGCCGTCCACGAGTTGCGCGAGCATGCCTTGTGGTCGGAAGGCCAGGTGTGGTGCAGCCCCGAGCGGCATGGCCAGATCACCGGCATCATGAAGGCCCAGATCGACCATCTTCCATTGGAGTTCGGCGGCATGCGGCCAACGCAGGGCCGAACGCTTGCTGTCATGCAGGTGTCGGGCGGATCGCAGTCGTTCAACGCGGTCAACACGCTTCGACTGCTCGGTCGCTGGATGCGGATGTTCACGATCCCCAACCAGTCGAGTGTCGCCATGGCCTTCAAGGAGTTCGACGAGGCCGGGCGCATGAGACCATCGAGCTATTATGATCGCATCGTCGATGTGATGGAAGAACTGGTGCGGTTCACCGTGCTGACGCGTGGGCACGCAGAGCAACTCGTCGATCGCTATTCCGAGCGCAAGTCGGCGGCCTCCAAACGGGATGCCGCAAAGGATCTTGCTACGCAGTCGGTCGCTTGA
- a CDS encoding efflux RND transporter periplasmic adaptor subunit — translation MTRPVHPALLLPIVLLHGCGSAPSAKPAAPAKAEAVAHEADLLKLTLTNQAQQRLGIRLVRIGDGSAARMRETSGEVVVPPSGAGGVPTGSTSNIAQIGASQAIADGEVARTQALVRLARIALGRADALVREEAGSVRARDEAAAGLATARAAADAAQAQRRLLGPSVGAMSNQATLWVRVPVFGTDIGGVDRDRAATVRPLGDPVASPRSARAVQAPPSANAAAGTVDLYFALDNRDRAYRVGQRVAVALPVGGAQAGLSVPTAAIVRDIYGGEWVYRRTAPNTYVRQRIEVASVAGDHALLSRGLERGAEVVTDGAAELFGTEFGTPH, via the coding sequence ATGACGCGACCAGTCCACCCCGCTTTGTTGTTGCCAATCGTCTTGCTCCACGGTTGCGGCAGTGCCCCCTCGGCAAAGCCTGCGGCCCCGGCCAAGGCTGAAGCGGTGGCACATGAAGCCGACCTGCTGAAACTCACACTGACCAATCAGGCCCAGCAGCGGCTTGGAATCCGCCTCGTGCGGATCGGCGATGGCAGCGCGGCTCGGATGCGCGAGACGAGCGGCGAAGTCGTCGTCCCGCCGTCTGGTGCGGGTGGCGTGCCAACGGGGTCGACGAGCAACATTGCCCAGATCGGCGCCAGCCAGGCTATTGCCGATGGCGAAGTCGCGCGCACGCAGGCGCTGGTACGCCTGGCTCGGATTGCGCTCGGCAGAGCCGATGCGCTGGTTCGCGAGGAAGCAGGCAGCGTGCGGGCGCGCGACGAGGCCGCTGCAGGACTTGCGACGGCGCGCGCAGCGGCGGATGCCGCGCAGGCACAGCGACGATTGCTGGGGCCATCCGTGGGCGCGATGAGCAATCAGGCAACACTGTGGGTCCGTGTGCCCGTGTTCGGCACCGACATTGGCGGAGTCGATCGCGACCGCGCAGCGACAGTCCGGCCTCTGGGCGACCCAGTTGCTTCGCCGCGCAGCGCACGCGCCGTTCAGGCACCGCCATCGGCGAATGCAGCAGCGGGCACTGTCGATCTGTACTTCGCGCTCGACAATCGCGACCGAGCCTATCGTGTCGGGCAGCGGGTGGCGGTCGCGCTGCCGGTTGGTGGTGCGCAAGCGGGGCTGTCCGTGCCCACGGCCGCTATCGTCCGCGATATTTATGGTGGCGAATGGGTCTATCGACGCACTGCGCCCAACACTTATGTCCGCCAACGTATTGAGGTTGCCAGCGTCGCGGGCGATCACGCCTTGCTGTCACGCGGGCTTGAGCGCGGAGCCGAGGTCGTGACCGATGGGGCGGCCGAATTGTTCGGCACCGAGTTCGGGACGCCGCACTGA
- a CDS encoding efflux RND transporter permease subunit, whose protein sequence is MLGHLIRAALTQRVLVIAMAALLVVLGLRATSDVPLDVFPEFAPPMVEVQTEAPGMSTEEVESLVTVPIEVAVSGVPDLATLRSKSVLGLSSVQILFKRGTDVIRARQLVQERVTQAQARLPTAARPPVMLPPLSSTSRAMKIGITSTKLDQMQISELARWTIRPRLMAVPGVANVAIWGLRDRQLQILVDPDRLRAAGVTLDELRVAAGDAVLVGGGGFVDTPTQRLAVQQTSAIQSADDLAQAIVKQSGDAPVRIGDVARVVDGFAAPIGNAIIDDVPGLMLIVEKQPTGNTLQLTRDVEAALAELAPGLRDVKVDTTIFRPATFIERSIDNLTRALLIGCVLVAIVLFLFTRDWRQATISLVAIPLSLLGAGLVLLWSGATINTMVIAGLVIALGEVVDDAIIDVENIARRLRLNREAGNPRSAFDVVLSASLEVRSAVVFASLIVMLVFLPIFFLGGVAGTFFQPLAIAYVLAIAASLLVALVVTPAMCLFLLPNAPLKAERDTRLVALLKRRYAGALPRLVARPTLAMGGVAGGLLLAGLGYAGFKDQFLPDFRETDFLMHFVEKPGTSIEAMDRITIRASKELRAIPGVRNFGAHIGRAEAADEVVGPNFTELWISLDENAPYDESVARIKAAIDGYPGLYRDVLTYLRERIKEVLTGAGATVVVRIFGPEQEELRAAAERVRAKVAGIPGVTDLKVEQQVLVPQIQVIPRPVDLATFGLTAGEVRRQAQTLVAGQKLGEIYRDQKAFDVALWGEPAVRGDLHALADLMILSPSGAPVRLRDVADVQIMPAPNEVKRENGQRRIDVTLNVAGADLGGVARAVEAAVAQVPFATGYSPRVLGEYAALQESRQRLWTTGLLCLIGVLLLVWLEFRSGRITALVALSLPFALVGGVAGVALTGGVLSLGSLVGFVTVIGISARNGIMLLSHYDHLRRVEGEAFGPELILRGAEERLVPILMTALCAGLALLPLVVAGDKPGHEIEHPMAIVILGGLVSSTLLNLFLMPALYARFGEEEHRPQAVRAGQPA, encoded by the coding sequence ATGCTTGGTCATCTGATCCGCGCCGCGCTGACCCAGCGGGTGCTCGTTATCGCCATGGCCGCGCTGCTCGTCGTCCTTGGCCTGCGCGCCACCAGCGACGTGCCCCTCGACGTGTTCCCCGAGTTCGCGCCGCCGATGGTCGAGGTCCAGACCGAAGCGCCGGGCATGTCGACCGAGGAAGTCGAAAGCCTGGTCACAGTGCCGATCGAGGTGGCGGTGAGCGGCGTTCCCGATCTGGCAACGCTGCGCTCGAAATCGGTGCTCGGGCTTTCGTCGGTCCAGATTCTGTTCAAGCGCGGCACGGATGTGATCCGGGCACGGCAACTGGTGCAGGAGCGCGTGACGCAGGCACAGGCCCGGCTGCCTACCGCAGCGCGCCCGCCTGTCATGCTGCCGCCGCTCTCATCAACCAGTCGCGCCATGAAGATCGGCATCACCTCGACCAAGCTGGACCAGATGCAGATTTCCGAGCTGGCGCGCTGGACGATCCGGCCACGGCTGATGGCCGTGCCGGGCGTCGCCAATGTGGCGATCTGGGGTCTGCGCGACAGGCAATTGCAAATTCTTGTGGATCCCGACCGGCTGCGAGCGGCGGGCGTCACGCTCGACGAATTACGGGTGGCGGCTGGCGATGCCGTGCTGGTCGGTGGCGGCGGCTTTGTCGATACACCCACCCAGCGCCTTGCCGTGCAGCAGACGAGCGCGATTCAGAGCGCTGACGATCTCGCACAGGCGATCGTCAAGCAGAGCGGCGATGCGCCGGTGCGGATCGGCGACGTTGCGCGCGTCGTCGATGGGTTCGCCGCCCCGATCGGCAACGCGATTATCGACGACGTGCCCGGTCTGATGCTGATCGTCGAAAAGCAGCCGACCGGCAACACACTGCAACTGACGCGCGATGTGGAAGCCGCATTGGCCGAACTCGCGCCCGGGCTGCGTGACGTGAAGGTCGATACGACCATCTTTCGCCCCGCGACCTTCATCGAGCGCTCGATCGACAACCTCACCCGTGCGCTGCTGATCGGCTGCGTCCTGGTGGCCATCGTGCTGTTCCTGTTCACCCGCGACTGGCGGCAGGCAACGATCAGCCTGGTGGCGATCCCGCTGTCGTTGCTCGGTGCGGGGCTGGTGCTGCTGTGGAGCGGTGCGACGATCAACACGATGGTCATCGCGGGATTGGTCATCGCGCTTGGCGAAGTGGTCGATGATGCGATCATCGATGTCGAGAACATCGCCCGGCGGCTGCGCCTTAATCGCGAGGCGGGCAATCCGCGCTCGGCGTTCGACGTGGTGCTGTCGGCTTCGCTGGAAGTGCGGTCGGCAGTCGTCTTCGCGTCGCTGATCGTGATGCTGGTCTTCCTGCCGATCTTCTTCCTCGGCGGCGTGGCCGGCACCTTCTTCCAGCCGCTCGCCATCGCTTATGTGCTGGCGATTGCCGCCTCGCTGCTGGTCGCGCTGGTCGTCACGCCCGCGATGTGCCTGTTCCTGTTGCCGAATGCGCCGTTGAAGGCCGAGCGCGACACCCGGCTCGTGGCTTTGCTCAAGCGGCGCTACGCGGGTGCGCTTCCCCGGCTGGTCGCGCGCCCGACACTCGCCATGGGGGGTGTCGCGGGCGGACTGCTGCTCGCGGGGCTGGGCTATGCCGGGTTCAAGGACCAGTTCCTGCCCGATTTCCGCGAAACCGATTTTCTGATGCACTTTGTCGAGAAGCCGGGGACGTCGATCGAGGCAATGGACCGCATCACCATCCGCGCGTCGAAGGAGCTGCGCGCAATCCCCGGCGTGCGCAATTTCGGCGCGCATATCGGCCGCGCAGAGGCTGCCGACGAGGTGGTCGGGCCGAATTTTACCGAACTGTGGATCAGCCTCGACGAAAATGCGCCCTATGACGAGAGCGTCGCGCGCATCAAGGCGGCGATCGACGGCTATCCCGGCCTTTATCGCGACGTGCTGACCTATCTGCGCGAGCGCATCAAGGAAGTGCTGACCGGGGCGGGTGCGACCGTCGTCGTCCGCATCTTCGGACCGGAGCAGGAGGAATTGCGCGCAGCGGCCGAGCGGGTGCGCGCCAAGGTGGCGGGCATCCCCGGCGTCACGGATCTGAAGGTCGAGCAACAGGTGCTGGTGCCGCAGATTCAGGTGATTCCGCGCCCGGTTGACCTCGCGACCTTCGGGCTGACCGCTGGCGAAGTGCGCCGACAGGCGCAAACGCTCGTCGCGGGGCAGAAACTGGGCGAAATCTACCGCGATCAGAAAGCGTTCGACGTTGCGCTGTGGGGCGAACCAGCGGTGCGCGGCGATCTGCACGCGCTGGCCGATCTGATGATCCTGTCACCATCAGGCGCGCCGGTGCGATTGCGCGATGTCGCCGATGTGCAGATCATGCCGGCACCGAACGAAGTGAAGCGCGAAAATGGCCAGCGCCGGATCGACGTGACGCTCAACGTCGCGGGCGCGGATCTGGGCGGCGTCGCCCGTGCGGTAGAAGCGGCAGTGGCGCAGGTGCCGTTCGCCACCGGCTACAGCCCGCGCGTGCTCGGCGAATATGCTGCGCTCCAGGAATCGCGCCAACGTCTTTGGACCACGGGGCTGCTGTGCCTGATCGGCGTCCTGCTGCTTGTCTGGCTCGAATTCCGTTCGGGACGGATTACCGCACTTGTCGCCTTGAGCCTGCCCTTCGCGCTCGTCGGCGGGGTGGCCGGGGTGGCGTTGACCGGTGGCGTGCTGTCGCTCGGTTCGTTGGTCGGTTTCGTCACTGTGATCGGCATTTCAGCGCGAAACGGCATCATGCTGCTGTCGCACTATGATCATCTCCGCAGGGTGGAAGGAGAGGCGTTTGGCCCCGAGCTGATCCTGCGCGGCGCTGAAGAGCGGCTGGTGCCAATCCTGATGACTGCCCTGTGCGCGGGTCTTGCGCTCCTGCCGCTGGTGGTCGCGGGCGACAAGCCCGGGCACGAGATCGAACATCCGATGGCGATCGTCATCCTTGGCGGGCTGGTGTCGTCGACCCTGCTCAACCTGTTCCTGATGCCCGCGCTTTATGCGCGCTTTGGTGAGGAGGAGCACAGGCCCCAAGCCGTGCGTGCGGGGCAGCCGGCATGA
- a CDS encoding efflux transporter outer membrane subunit — protein MKRLAPLAALILTACMAAPAPPLTIASPAAMGPFADLPIASIAPVPENWWHLYNDPVLDRLVQASLAANADLRVAYANLDGARAALRQARAARLPQTTIESAATVDGSASQPSASSNVPTTDYDLALTASWDADLFGRLRSGALAAAADAEAQAAALDGLRVAVAADTVLAYIELCGATQALGVASAQVRVQERSVAAVTSQLREGEVSPLEVSQAANLLETTRATVAPYEALQANARYRLTTLQGRPPADARTDPLMCSAPPTLIAAVPVGDGQELLLRRPDIREAERRLAAAAARIGVARADLYPRVNLGGAMGLLTGNFVATASPLISWAFPNQAPARARIEQARATERAALASWDVAVLRALREVETALATYDTEVRRNRTLGAALAQADLTARRAAARVRLGDAAFLLQLDAERTRAQAALAQAQSDLAVAQAQVALFRALGGGWQSEATALQ, from the coding sequence ATGAAGCGCCTCGCCCCTCTCGCTGCGCTGATCCTCACAGCTTGCATGGCCGCGCCTGCGCCGCCCCTGACGATAGCGTCGCCTGCCGCCATGGGGCCGTTCGCGGACCTGCCCATCGCATCCATCGCTCCCGTCCCTGAGAATTGGTGGCACCTCTATAACGATCCCGTGCTCGACCGCCTGGTTCAGGCGAGCCTCGCCGCCAACGCCGACTTGCGCGTCGCCTACGCCAATCTTGACGGCGCGCGCGCGGCGCTGCGACAGGCGCGTGCGGCGCGGTTGCCGCAGACCACGATCGAAAGTGCAGCCACGGTCGATGGCAGCGCCAGCCAGCCCAGCGCTTCGTCAAACGTGCCCACTACCGACTATGACCTTGCCCTGACCGCAAGCTGGGACGCCGATCTGTTCGGCCGCCTGCGCTCGGGCGCGCTGGCCGCCGCTGCGGATGCAGAGGCGCAGGCCGCCGCGCTCGATGGGCTTCGCGTCGCCGTCGCGGCCGACACGGTGCTGGCCTATATCGAGCTATGTGGCGCGACGCAGGCGCTGGGCGTCGCAAGCGCACAGGTGCGGGTGCAGGAACGATCGGTCGCCGCGGTGACCAGTCAGCTCCGCGAGGGCGAGGTTTCGCCGCTTGAGGTGTCGCAGGCAGCAAATCTGCTCGAAACCACCCGCGCGACGGTTGCGCCCTATGAAGCATTGCAGGCGAACGCCCGCTATCGGCTCACCACATTACAAGGCCGCCCACCGGCTGATGCGCGGACCGATCCGCTCATGTGTAGCGCCCCGCCGACGCTTATCGCTGCCGTCCCGGTGGGCGACGGGCAGGAGCTGCTCCTGCGCCGCCCCGACATCCGCGAAGCCGAACGCCGTCTTGCCGCCGCCGCTGCCCGTATCGGAGTGGCGCGAGCCGACCTTTATCCGCGTGTCAATCTGGGTGGCGCAATGGGGTTGCTCACCGGTAATTTCGTCGCGACTGCCTCGCCACTGATCAGTTGGGCTTTCCCCAACCAGGCCCCCGCGCGGGCACGGATCGAGCAGGCGCGGGCGACTGAGCGGGCAGCGTTGGCGAGCTGGGATGTCGCGGTCTTGCGAGCGCTACGCGAAGTCGAGACCGCTCTGGCAACCTATGATACCGAAGTGCGGCGAAACCGCACGCTGGGCGCGGCGTTGGCGCAGGCGGACCTCACCGCCCGTCGCGCCGCCGCGCGCGTCCGGCTCGGTGACGCCGCCTTCCTGCTCCAGCTCGACGCGGAACGCACCCGTGCTCAAGCTGCGCTGGCACAGGCGCAGTCCGATCTTGCTGTCGCACAAGCCCAGGTCGCATTGTTTCGGGCGCTTGGTGGTGGGTGGCAGAGCGAGGCAACGGCGCTACAGTGA